In one window of Pseudomonas chlororaphis subsp. chlororaphis DNA:
- a CDS encoding CoA transferase subunit B, producing MALTREQMAQRVARELQDGFYVNLGIGIPTLVANYIPDGMEVMLQSENGLLGMGAFPTDDEVDADMINAGKQTVTARIGASIFSSAESFAMIRGGHIDLTVLGAFEVDVQGNIASWMIPGKLVKGMGGAMDLVAGADNIIVTMTHASKDGESKLLSRCSLPLTGANCIKRVLTDLAYLEIENGAFILKERAPGVSVEEIVGKTAGKLIVPAHVPEMQFA from the coding sequence ATGGCTCTTACCCGCGAACAAATGGCTCAACGCGTCGCCCGCGAACTGCAGGACGGCTTCTACGTGAACCTCGGCATCGGTATCCCGACCCTGGTGGCCAACTACATCCCCGACGGCATGGAAGTGATGCTGCAATCGGAAAACGGCCTGCTCGGCATGGGCGCCTTCCCCACCGACGACGAAGTCGACGCCGACATGATCAACGCCGGCAAGCAGACCGTCACCGCGCGCATCGGCGCGTCGATTTTCTCTTCCGCCGAATCCTTCGCGATGATCCGTGGCGGCCATATCGACCTCACCGTGCTCGGCGCCTTCGAGGTCGACGTGCAGGGCAACATCGCCTCGTGGATGATCCCCGGCAAGCTGGTCAAGGGCATGGGTGGCGCCATGGACCTGGTGGCCGGCGCGGACAACATCATCGTCACCATGACCCACGCCTCGAAAGACGGCGAGTCGAAACTGCTGTCGCGCTGCAGCCTGCCGCTGACCGGCGCCAACTGCATCAAGCGCGTGCTGACCGACCTGGCTTACCTGGAGATCGAGAACGGCGCGTTCATCCTCAAGGAGCGCGCCCCGGGCGTGAGCGTCGAGGAAATCGTCGGCAAGACCGCCGGCAAGCTGATCGTGCCGGCCCACGTGCCTGAAATGCAGTTCGCCTGA
- the lysA gene encoding diaminopimelate decarboxylase, translated as MAIPFSPEQLTAAARQYGTPLWCYDARTIKVRIQQLKAFDVVRYAQKACSNLQVLRLIREAGVRVDAVSLGEIERALLAGFSPQGDPAGIVFTCDLFDTATLQRVVELNIEVNAGSIDMLRQLGEKSPGHRVWLRINPGFGHGHSRKTNTGGENSKHGIWHEQVGEALAVIRQYGLKLVGLHMHIGSGVDYGHLEQVGAAMVAAVKSLDHDIEAFSIGGGLSTPYRVGDEPVDVRRYANAWRQAREEIEAWLGHGVRMEIEPGRFLVAEAGCLVSEVRVVKDAGNHHFVLADTGFNDLMRPAMYGAYHAMNLIDANGQAVQRPLRPTVVGGPLCESGDIFTQDDESLTPQLLPQARVGDLLVIHDTGAYGASMSSNYNSRPLLPEVLFEDGQVKLIRRRQPLADLLELEMGL; from the coding sequence ATGGCCATTCCCTTTTCTCCCGAGCAACTGACCGCCGCCGCCCGCCAGTACGGCACCCCGTTGTGGTGCTACGACGCGCGGACCATCAAGGTGCGCATCCAGCAACTGAAGGCCTTCGACGTGGTGCGTTACGCGCAGAAAGCCTGCTCCAACCTGCAGGTGCTGCGCCTGATCCGCGAGGCCGGGGTGCGGGTGGACGCGGTGTCCCTGGGGGAAATCGAGCGGGCGTTGCTGGCTGGGTTCAGCCCGCAAGGCGATCCGGCCGGCATCGTCTTCACCTGCGACCTGTTCGACACCGCCACCCTGCAACGGGTGGTGGAGCTGAACATCGAGGTCAACGCCGGTTCCATCGACATGCTGCGCCAGCTTGGTGAGAAATCCCCGGGCCACCGCGTGTGGCTGCGGATCAACCCGGGCTTCGGCCACGGCCATAGCCGCAAGACCAACACCGGCGGTGAAAACAGCAAGCACGGCATCTGGCACGAACAGGTCGGCGAAGCCCTCGCAGTGATCCGCCAGTACGGCCTGAAGCTGGTAGGCCTGCACATGCACATCGGCTCCGGCGTGGACTACGGGCACCTGGAACAGGTCGGCGCCGCCATGGTGGCCGCGGTCAAGTCCCTGGACCACGACATCGAGGCCTTCTCCATCGGCGGCGGCCTGTCCACCCCGTACCGCGTGGGCGATGAGCCGGTGGACGTGCGGCGCTATGCCAATGCCTGGCGCCAGGCCCGCGAGGAAATCGAAGCCTGGCTCGGCCACGGCGTGCGCATGGAAATCGAACCCGGGCGTTTCCTGGTGGCCGAGGCCGGCTGCCTGGTCAGCGAAGTGCGGGTGGTGAAAGACGCCGGCAACCATCACTTCGTGCTGGCCGACACCGGCTTCAACGACCTGATGCGCCCGGCCATGTACGGCGCCTATCACGCCATGAACCTGATCGACGCCAACGGCCAGGCGGTGCAGCGTCCACTGCGGCCCACCGTGGTCGGCGGCCCGCTGTGCGAGTCCGGCGATATCTTCACCCAGGACGACGAAAGCCTGACCCCGCAGTTGCTGCCCCAGGCCCGGGTCGGCGACCTGCTGGTGATCCACGACACCGGTGCCTATGGCGCCAGCATGTCCTCCAACTACAACAGCCGGCCGCTGCTGCCGGAGGTGCTGTTCGAGGATGGCCAGGTGAAACTGATCCGCCGGCGCCAGCCGCTGGCGGACCTGCTGGAACTGGAGATGGGGCTGTAA
- a CDS encoding fascin domain-containing protein → MIVLPQRVIENGTVISLRGDSGNYMSRMGATGLELSKGAIDQYCKFRVTLIQIGNDKKLALQGDTNKFMSRMGATGLELSKDSIDQYCQFSYAIDTASGQISLRGDNGKWMSRMGETGLELSKDGIDRYSQFLVVVEG, encoded by the coding sequence ATGATCGTTCTTCCTCAACGTGTGATTGAAAACGGTACTGTCATCTCGCTACGCGGCGACTCGGGCAACTACATGTCGCGGATGGGCGCGACCGGGCTCGAACTGTCCAAGGGCGCCATCGACCAGTACTGCAAGTTCAGGGTCACCCTGATCCAGATCGGCAACGACAAGAAGCTGGCATTGCAGGGCGACACCAACAAGTTCATGTCGCGGATGGGGGCGACGGGGCTTGAACTGTCCAAGGACAGCATCGATCAGTACTGCCAGTTCTCCTATGCCATCGACACCGCCAGCGGGCAGATTTCCCTGCGTGGCGACAACGGCAAGTGGATGTCGCGCATGGGCGAGACCGGGCTTGAGCTGTCCAAGGACGGCATCGATCGCTACAGCCAGTTCCTGGTGGTGGTCGAGGGCTAG
- a CDS encoding MFS transporter: protein MSEPAMSDTGKPLSRGIPRTVWALGFVSLFMDVSSELVHSLLPLYMVGTLGISMLAVGIIEGVAEATALIVKVFSGALSDFIGRRKELLLLGYGLAALTKPLFPLASSAELVFSARLLDRIGKGIRGAPRDALVADVAPAEIRGACFGLRQSLDTVGAFLGPILAIGLMLWLANDIAQVLWLAVIPAALAVALLVFAIREPEHAPGRRHFQSPLRLASLRRFSRHYWWVVAIGAAFTLARFSEAFLVLRAQQLGFSAAWVPLVMVVMAGFYMVSAYPVGKWSDRINRSALLSVGLLLLILADLVLAYAESVPQVLLGVALWGLHMGFSQGILATLVADTTPADLKGTAFGVFNLLSGMALLLASVIAGWLWQAHGAALTFYAGAGFAGLSLLLLMGKPKSQ from the coding sequence ATGTCGGAACCTGCAATGAGCGACACCGGCAAGCCCCTGAGCCGCGGCATTCCGCGCACGGTCTGGGCGCTGGGATTCGTCAGCCTGTTCATGGACGTGTCGTCCGAGCTGGTGCACAGCCTGTTGCCGCTGTACATGGTCGGCACCCTGGGCATCAGCATGCTGGCGGTCGGCATCATCGAAGGGGTGGCGGAAGCCACGGCGCTGATCGTGAAAGTCTTTTCCGGCGCCCTCAGCGACTTCATCGGCCGGCGCAAGGAACTGCTGCTATTGGGTTACGGCCTGGCGGCGCTGACCAAGCCGCTGTTCCCCCTGGCGAGTTCGGCGGAACTGGTGTTCAGCGCGCGCCTGCTGGACCGCATCGGCAAGGGCATTCGCGGCGCGCCACGGGATGCCCTGGTGGCGGACGTGGCCCCGGCAGAAATTCGCGGCGCCTGTTTTGGCCTGCGCCAGTCGCTGGACACCGTGGGGGCGTTCCTCGGCCCGATCCTGGCCATCGGCCTGATGCTGTGGCTGGCCAACGATATCGCCCAGGTTTTGTGGCTGGCGGTGATTCCCGCGGCGCTGGCCGTGGCGCTGTTGGTCTTCGCCATCCGCGAACCCGAGCACGCCCCCGGCCGCCGGCACTTCCAGTCGCCATTGCGGCTGGCCTCGCTGCGACGGTTCTCCCGGCATTACTGGTGGGTGGTGGCCATCGGCGCGGCCTTCACCCTGGCCCGTTTCAGTGAGGCGTTCCTGGTGTTGCGGGCCCAGCAACTGGGCTTCTCCGCCGCCTGGGTGCCGCTGGTGATGGTGGTCATGGCCGGGTTCTATATGGTCTCGGCCTATCCAGTCGGCAAATGGTCGGACCGCATCAACCGCAGCGCCTTGCTCAGCGTCGGCCTGCTGTTGCTGATCCTCGCCGACCTGGTGCTGGCCTATGCCGAGTCGGTGCCGCAGGTGTTGCTCGGCGTCGCCCTGTGGGGCCTGCACATGGGCTTCAGCCAGGGCATCCTCGCCACCCTGGTGGCCGACACCACGCCCGCCGACCTCAAGGGCACGGCCTTCGGTGTGTTCAACCTGTTGAGCGGAATGGCCCTGCTGCTGGCCAGCGTAATCGCCGGCTGGCTGTGGCAGGCCCATGGCGCGGCGCTGACGTTTTACGCCGGGGCGGGGTTTGCCGGCTTGTCGTTGTTGTTGCTGATGGGCAAGCCGAAGTCGCAGTGA
- a CDS encoding RtcB family protein, whose product MEHKTYQLLEVANGKPIKMWTEGVPVENEARQQLMNTAKMPFIFKHLAVMPDVHLGKGSTIGSVIPTLGAIIPAAVGVDIGCGMIAARTSLTAADLPDNLHGLRSAIEQAVPHGRTSPRSGRDKGAWGDVPRQADQAWAALQPRFKAITDKYPALANSNNRQHLGTLGGGNHFIEVCLDEANRVWFMLHSGSRGVGNAIGNLFIHLAQADMRQHIANLPDRDLAYFEEGSRHFDDYVEAVAWAQDFARHNRELMMQLVIQATRKVINKPFEVALEAVNCHHNYVQKERHFGEEVLVTRKGAVSAQKGELGIIPGSMGAKSFIVRGLGNEEAFCSCSHGAGRTMSRTKAKNTFTLADQIRATAHVECRKDTAVIDEIPMAYKDIDQVMHAQRELVEVLHTLRQVVCVKG is encoded by the coding sequence ATGGAACACAAGACCTACCAACTGCTGGAAGTCGCCAACGGCAAGCCGATCAAGATGTGGACCGAGGGCGTGCCCGTGGAAAACGAAGCCCGCCAGCAATTGATGAACACCGCGAAGATGCCGTTCATCTTCAAGCACCTGGCGGTGATGCCGGATGTGCACCTGGGCAAGGGCTCGACCATCGGCAGCGTGATCCCCACCCTGGGCGCGATCATCCCGGCGGCGGTCGGGGTGGATATCGGCTGCGGCATGATCGCCGCCCGCACCTCGCTGACCGCAGCCGACCTGCCGGATAACCTGCACGGTTTGCGCAGCGCCATCGAACAGGCGGTGCCCCATGGCCGCACCTCGCCGCGCAGCGGCCGCGACAAGGGCGCCTGGGGCGACGTGCCGCGCCAGGCCGACCAGGCCTGGGCGGCCTTGCAGCCGCGCTTCAAGGCGATCACCGACAAGTACCCGGCGCTGGCCAACAGCAACAACCGCCAGCACCTGGGCACCCTCGGCGGCGGCAACCACTTCATCGAGGTCTGCCTGGATGAGGCCAACCGGGTCTGGTTCATGCTTCACAGCGGTTCCCGTGGCGTAGGTAACGCCATCGGCAACCTGTTCATCCACCTGGCCCAGGCGGACATGCGCCAGCATATCGCCAACCTGCCGGACCGCGACCTGGCCTACTTCGAGGAAGGCAGCCGGCACTTCGACGATTACGTCGAGGCCGTGGCCTGGGCCCAGGACTTCGCCCGGCACAACCGTGAACTGATGATGCAACTGGTGATCCAGGCCACCCGCAAGGTGATCAACAAGCCTTTCGAGGTGGCGCTGGAGGCCGTGAACTGCCACCACAACTACGTGCAGAAGGAGCGCCACTTCGGTGAAGAGGTGCTGGTGACCCGCAAGGGCGCGGTGTCGGCGCAGAAGGGCGAGCTGGGGATCATCCCGGGATCGATGGGCGCCAAGAGCTTCATCGTTCGCGGGCTGGGCAACGAGGAGGCGTTCTGCTCCTGCAGCCACGGTGCCGGGCGCACCATGAGCCGCACCAAGGCCAAGAACACCTTCACCCTGGCCGACCAGATCCGCGCCACCGCCCATGTGGAATGCCGCAAGGACACCGCGGTGATCGATGAAATCCCGATGGCCTACAAGGACATCGACCAAGTCATGCACGCCCAGCGCGAGCTGGTGGAAGTGCTGCACACCCTGCGTCAGGTGGTGTGCGTCAAGGGGTAG
- a CDS encoding CoA transferase subunit A has product MAGFDKRVASYEEALEGLKDGMTVISGGFGLCGIPENLIAEIKRRGTRDLTVVSNNCGVDGFGLGVLLEDRQISKVVASYVGENALFEKQLLSGEIEVVLTPQGTLAEKMRAGGAGIPAFFTATGVGTPVADGKETREFNGRAYLMEESITGDFAIVKGWKADHFGNVVYRHTAQNFNPLAATAGKITVVEVEEIVEPGELDPTQIHTPGIYVDRIICGTFEKRIEQRTVRK; this is encoded by the coding sequence ATGGCAGGTTTCGACAAGCGCGTGGCGTCCTATGAGGAAGCCCTCGAAGGTCTCAAGGACGGCATGACCGTGATCTCCGGCGGCTTCGGCCTGTGCGGCATTCCGGAAAACCTGATCGCCGAGATCAAGCGTCGCGGCACCCGCGACCTGACCGTGGTCTCCAACAACTGCGGCGTCGACGGCTTCGGCCTCGGCGTGCTCCTGGAAGACCGGCAGATCAGCAAGGTGGTGGCCTCCTACGTCGGTGAAAACGCCCTGTTCGAGAAGCAGCTGCTGAGCGGTGAAATCGAAGTGGTGCTGACCCCGCAAGGCACCCTGGCCGAGAAAATGCGTGCCGGTGGCGCCGGCATCCCGGCCTTCTTCACCGCCACCGGCGTCGGCACCCCGGTCGCCGACGGCAAGGAAACCCGTGAATTCAACGGCCGCGCCTACCTGATGGAAGAATCCATCACCGGCGACTTCGCCATCGTCAAAGGCTGGAAAGCCGACCACTTCGGCAACGTGGTCTACCGCCACACCGCCCAGAACTTCAACCCGCTGGCCGCCACCGCCGGCAAGATCACCGTGGTCGAGGTCGAAGAGATCGTCGAGCCGGGCGAGCTGGACCCGACGCAGATCCACACCCCCGGCATCTACGTCGACCGGATCATTTGCGGCACGTTCGAAAAACGCATCGAACAGCGCACCGTGCGCAAGTAA
- a CDS encoding acetyl-CoA C-acetyltransferase produces the protein MQDVVIVAATRTAVGSFQGSLATIPAVDLGAAVIRQLLAQTGLDGAQVDEVIMGQVLTAGAGQNPARQAAIKAGLPHAVPALTLNKVCGSGLKALHLGAQAIRCGDAEVIIAGGQENMSLANYVLPGARTGLRMGHSQIVDSMISDGLWDAFNDYHMGITAENLVDKYAISREAQDAFAAASQQKAVAAIEGGRFVDEITPILIPQRKGEPVAFATDEQPRAGTTAESLGKLKPAFKKDGTVTAGNASSLNDGAAAVILMSAAKARALGLPVLAKIAAYANAGVDPAIMGIGPVSATRRCLDKAGWSLEQLDLIEANEAFAAQALSVGKELGWDASKVNVNGGAIALGHPIGASGCRVLVTLLHEMLKRDAKKGLATLCIGGGQGVALAIER, from the coding sequence ATGCAAGACGTCGTAATCGTTGCCGCCACCCGCACCGCGGTCGGCAGTTTCCAGGGTTCGCTGGCGACCATTCCCGCGGTCGATCTCGGCGCCGCGGTGATCCGCCAGCTGTTGGCCCAGACCGGCCTGGACGGTGCCCAGGTCGATGAAGTGATCATGGGCCAGGTGCTCACCGCCGGCGCCGGGCAGAACCCCGCGCGCCAGGCCGCGATCAAGGCCGGCCTGCCCCACGCCGTGCCGGCCCTGACCCTGAACAAGGTCTGCGGCTCCGGCCTCAAGGCCCTGCACCTGGGCGCCCAGGCGATCCGCTGCGGCGACGCCGAGGTAATCATCGCCGGCGGCCAGGAGAACATGAGCCTGGCCAATTACGTGCTGCCCGGTGCCCGCACCGGTCTGCGCATGGGTCACAGCCAGATCGTCGATAGCATGATCAGCGACGGCCTGTGGGACGCCTTCAACGACTACCACATGGGCATCACCGCCGAGAACCTGGTGGACAAATACGCCATCAGCCGCGAAGCCCAGGATGCCTTTGCCGCCGCCTCGCAGCAGAAGGCCGTGGCCGCCATCGAAGGCGGACGTTTCGTCGATGAAATCACCCCGATCCTGATTCCCCAGCGCAAGGGCGAGCCCGTGGCCTTCGCCACCGACGAGCAGCCGCGCGCCGGCACCACCGCCGAATCCCTGGGCAAGCTCAAGCCGGCCTTCAAGAAGGACGGCACGGTCACCGCCGGCAACGCCTCGTCGCTCAACGACGGCGCCGCCGCGGTGATCCTGATGAGCGCCGCCAAGGCCCGGGCCCTGGGCCTGCCGGTGCTGGCGAAGATCGCCGCCTACGCCAACGCCGGCGTCGACCCGGCGATCATGGGCATCGGCCCGGTGTCGGCCACCCGCCGCTGCCTGGACAAGGCCGGCTGGTCCCTGGAGCAGCTGGACCTGATCGAAGCCAACGAAGCCTTCGCCGCCCAGGCGCTGTCGGTGGGCAAGGAGCTGGGCTGGGACGCGAGCAAGGTCAACGTCAACGGCGGCGCCATCGCCCTCGGCCACCCGATCGGCGCCTCGGGCTGCCGGGTGCTGGTGACCCTGCTGCACGAGATGCTCAAGCGCGACGCCAAGAAAGGCCTGGCCACCCTGTGCATCGGTGGCGGCCAGGGCGTGGCACTGGCCATCGAACGCTAA
- a CDS encoding LysR family transcriptional regulator encodes MDISLRHIEVFRAIMQAGSVTGAARLLFTSQPTVSRELARLESLSGLSLFDREGGRLLPTAQAMLLLEEVERAYVGLERINSVAQSIRRFEHGQLSLTCLPLFSQTLLPRVCKHFQEQHAGIGLSITAQESPLLEESLSAQRHDLGLTESEHLPRGTQGELLFCADMVCILPEGHPLLAKPLLHSEDFRGVDFINLSGLDIYRQTLDEHFRQAGVDRRVVIETTNAASVCAMVRQQLGVAIINPLSAMEEAGRGLAIRPLQLSVPYRVMLIRPDFRPSSIFVEAFCASLKQEASVLAAALERRLRRE; translated from the coding sequence GTGGACATTTCCCTGCGCCATATCGAGGTGTTCCGCGCCATCATGCAGGCCGGCAGCGTCACCGGCGCCGCGCGCCTGCTGTTCACCTCGCAACCCACGGTCAGCCGCGAGCTGGCGCGGCTGGAGAGCCTGTCCGGGCTGAGCCTGTTCGACCGCGAGGGCGGCCGCTTGCTGCCGACCGCCCAGGCCATGCTGTTGCTGGAAGAAGTGGAGCGAGCCTATGTCGGCCTGGAGCGGATCAACAGCGTGGCGCAATCGATCCGCCGCTTCGAGCACGGCCAGTTGAGCCTGACCTGCCTGCCGCTGTTTTCCCAGACTTTGCTGCCGCGGGTGTGCAAGCACTTCCAGGAGCAACACGCCGGCATCGGCCTGAGCATCACCGCCCAGGAATCGCCCTTGCTGGAAGAGTCCCTCAGCGCCCAGCGCCACGACCTGGGCCTGACCGAAAGCGAACACCTGCCACGGGGCACCCAGGGCGAACTGCTGTTTTGCGCCGACATGGTGTGCATCCTGCCGGAAGGGCACCCGTTGCTGGCCAAGCCGCTGCTGCACAGCGAAGACTTTCGCGGGGTGGATTTCATCAACCTGTCAGGCCTGGACATTTATCGTCAGACCCTCGACGAGCACTTTCGCCAGGCCGGCGTCGACCGCCGGGTGGTGATCGAGACCACCAATGCCGCCTCGGTCTGCGCCATGGTGCGCCAACAGCTGGGGGTGGCGATCATCAACCCGCTGAGCGCCATGGAGGAGGCGGGCAGGGGCCTGGCGATCCGCCCGCTGCAGTTGTCGGTGCCATACCGGGTCATGCTGATCCGTCCGGATTTCCGACCGTCGTCGATTTTCGTCGAGGCCTTCTGCGCCTCCTTGAAACAGGAGGCCTCGGTGTTGGCCGCCGCCCTCGAGCGCCGGCTGCGACGGGAGTGA
- a CDS encoding nucleotidyltransferase domain-containing protein — protein sequence MEFNERYPLSSAMRERVLDELARIERERNVQVLYACESGSRAWGFASTDSDYDVRFVYVEKPEWFIQVDAGRDVIERPLDDELDISGWELRKTLGLLRKSNPTLLEWLDSPLVYRREPAATARLRELAEAFYSPPAARNHYLSMARKNFRGYLQGDSVRFKKYFYVLRPLLAVRWIDQGRGRPPMTFAELLGTVDHRPLLDEVDELLALKRSADEAAYGPRRPALHAFIAAELERPVPKLARTHQDNAVLDAYLRDSVRRYA from the coding sequence ATGGAATTCAATGAACGCTACCCGCTGAGCAGCGCCATGCGCGAGCGGGTACTGGATGAGCTGGCGCGGATCGAGCGCGAGCGTAACGTGCAGGTGTTGTATGCCTGCGAATCGGGCAGCCGGGCCTGGGGCTTTGCCTCCACCGACAGCGATTACGATGTGCGGTTCGTCTATGTGGAGAAGCCCGAGTGGTTCATCCAGGTGGACGCCGGGCGGGACGTGATCGAGCGGCCGCTGGACGACGAGCTGGACATCAGCGGCTGGGAGTTGCGCAAGACCCTCGGGTTGCTGCGCAAGTCCAACCCGACCCTGCTGGAGTGGCTGGATTCGCCCCTGGTGTATCGCCGCGAGCCGGCGGCAACCGCGCGCCTGCGAGAGTTGGCGGAGGCCTTCTACAGTCCGCCGGCGGCACGCAATCACTACCTGTCGATGGCCAGGAAGAACTTCCGCGGCTACCTGCAAGGCGACAGCGTGCGGTTCAAGAAGTACTTCTACGTGCTTCGGCCGTTGCTCGCGGTGCGCTGGATCGATCAGGGGCGCGGCCGCCCGCCGATGACCTTCGCCGAGCTGCTGGGCACCGTCGACCATCGGCCACTGCTGGACGAAGTGGATGAGTTGCTGGCCTTGAAACGCAGCGCCGACGAGGCCGCTTACGGGCCGCGGCGCCCGGCGCTGCACGCCTTTATCGCCGCCGAACTGGAACGCCCGGTGCCCAAGCTGGCGCGCACCCATCAAGACAACGCTGTGCTGGACGCCTACTTGCGAGACAGTGTCCGGCGCTACGCCTGA
- the rtcA gene encoding RNA 3'-terminal phosphate cyclase produces MKQDVIELDGAIGGGQVLRSALSLSMLTGKTLRIHNIRARRSRPGLLRQHLTAVLAAAQVCAARVSGAELGSRALTFEPGPIRGGDYRFAIGTAGSCTLVLQTLLPALLQAPEPSRVSISGGTHNPLAPPVDFLQQAWLPQLRRMGGQVEVQLLRHGFVPAGGGELQAFIQPSTLQPLHLEQRGELLGRRAWALSAGLPEHVAERELRRVGTRLELPREHLSPVRLDEQCGPGNVLLLEFVFEHLTELFSGFGQSSLRAESVADRAIDQAREWLDSGAAVAEHLADQLLLPMALAGGGSFTTPRMSEHLQSNIRVIEAFLPVRIDCATGVHGVLRIEVLAQRH; encoded by the coding sequence ATGAAACAGGATGTCATCGAACTGGACGGCGCCATTGGCGGCGGCCAGGTCCTGCGCAGTGCCCTGAGCCTGTCGATGCTCACCGGCAAGACCCTGCGCATCCACAACATACGGGCCCGGCGCAGTCGCCCGGGGTTGCTGCGCCAGCACCTGACCGCGGTGCTGGCGGCCGCGCAGGTCTGCGCGGCCAGGGTCTCGGGCGCCGAGCTGGGTTCCCGGGCGCTGACCTTCGAGCCGGGACCGATTCGCGGCGGCGACTACCGTTTCGCCATCGGCACCGCCGGCAGCTGCACCCTGGTGTTGCAGACCCTGCTGCCGGCGCTGTTGCAAGCCCCGGAGCCCAGCCGCGTGAGCATCAGCGGCGGCACCCACAACCCGCTGGCACCGCCGGTGGATTTCCTCCAGCAGGCCTGGCTGCCGCAACTGCGGCGCATGGGCGGGCAGGTGGAGGTGCAGCTGCTGCGCCATGGCTTCGTTCCCGCCGGCGGTGGCGAACTGCAAGCCTTTATCCAGCCCTCGACCCTGCAACCCCTGCACCTGGAACAGCGTGGCGAACTGCTCGGGCGTCGGGCCTGGGCCTTGAGCGCCGGCCTGCCGGAGCATGTGGCGGAGCGCGAATTGCGCCGCGTCGGCACTCGTCTGGAGCTGCCTCGGGAGCACCTGAGCCCGGTGCGCCTGGATGAGCAATGCGGCCCGGGCAACGTGTTGTTGCTGGAGTTTGTCTTCGAGCACCTGACCGAGCTGTTCAGCGGTTTTGGCCAGAGCAGCCTGCGGGCCGAAAGCGTGGCCGATCGTGCCATCGACCAGGCCCGCGAGTGGCTGGATTCCGGCGCCGCGGTGGCCGAGCACCTGGCGGACCAACTGCTGCTGCCCATGGCCCTGGCCGGCGGCGGGAGCTTCACCACCCCGCGCATGAGCGAGCACCTGCAGAGCAATATCCGGGTGATCGAGGCGTTTTTGCCGGTGCGTATCGACTGTGCGACGGGCGTTCACGGGGTGCTGCGCATCGAGGTTCTAGCCCAGCGTCATTGA
- a CDS encoding glutathione S-transferase family protein — protein sequence MYQLYGTQGSGSAIVEIALECCQVPYRIVEASSWAPSPGADELARLNPLKQVPTLQLPDGSVLTESAAILIELGLRYPRSALLPEDESARAQAIRGLVFIAANCYSAISVIDYPERWLQGADEALRARVRDAAHERLHRNWEVFADQFATQLYASGSPLAALDFQAAVVSRWCGTREHLRRERPECCDLLERIDRHPQVAQVLERHWPD from the coding sequence ATGTATCAACTTTATGGGACACAAGGCTCCGGCTCGGCCATCGTCGAGATCGCCCTGGAGTGTTGCCAGGTGCCGTACCGCATCGTCGAAGCCTCGTCCTGGGCGCCGTCGCCCGGGGCCGATGAGCTGGCGCGGCTCAATCCGCTGAAACAGGTCCCGACCCTGCAACTGCCGGACGGCAGTGTCCTCACCGAGAGCGCGGCGATCCTGATCGAGCTGGGTTTGCGTTATCCGCGCTCGGCGCTGCTGCCCGAGGATGAGAGCGCCCGGGCGCAGGCCATTCGCGGCCTGGTGTTTATCGCCGCCAATTGCTACTCGGCGATCAGCGTGATCGATTACCCGGAACGCTGGCTGCAGGGCGCCGATGAAGCGCTGAGGGCGCGGGTACGGGACGCGGCCCATGAGCGCCTGCACCGCAACTGGGAGGTGTTCGCCGATCAGTTCGCCACGCAGCTGTACGCCAGCGGTTCACCCCTGGCGGCCCTGGATTTCCAGGCGGCGGTGGTGTCGCGCTGGTGCGGCACGCGCGAGCATCTGCGGCGCGAACGCCCCGAGTGTTGTGATCTGCTGGAGCGCATCGACCGCCACCCGCAGGTGGCACAGGTGCTGGAGCGGCATTGGCCGGACTGA
- a CDS encoding DUF3144 domain-containing protein gives MANETDQDFYNRADAIIELANTHIGDSSRGKASASLMYANSRFAAWVSACGCRNAEELAAAKQQAVDYFVEEFRLMMEENLTDYIENFSRYMNPQQD, from the coding sequence TTGGCCAACGAAACGGATCAGGATTTCTACAACCGCGCCGATGCCATCATCGAACTGGCAAACACCCATATCGGCGACAGCAGCCGCGGCAAGGCCAGTGCCTCGCTGATGTACGCCAACTCGCGCTTCGCCGCCTGGGTCAGCGCCTGCGGTTGCCGCAACGCCGAAGAACTGGCGGCGGCCAAGCAGCAGGCGGTGGATTATTTCGTCGAGGAATTCCGCCTGATGATGGAAGAGAACCTCACTGACTACATCGAGAATTTCTCGCGGTACATGAACCCCCAGCAAGACTGA